The following are from one region of the Paenibacillus bovis genome:
- the purS gene encoding phosphoribosylformylglycinamidine synthase subunit PurS, with the protein MIKATVYVTIKESVLDPQGATVQGALHSLGFNEVESVRIGKYMEIQLDTDNRDEAEERLKVMCEKLLANTVVENYRFELEG; encoded by the coding sequence ATGATCAAAGCGACAGTCTACGTTACCATCAAAGAAAGCGTGCTTGACCCACAGGGAGCTACTGTACAGGGCGCGCTGCATTCTCTTGGATTTAATGAAGTGGAAAGTGTACGTATCGGTAAATACATGGAGATCCAATTGGACACGGACAACCGTGACGAAGCGGAGGAACGCCTGAAAGTGATGTGCGAGAAGCTGCTTGCGAACACCGTCGTTGAAAACTACCGATTCGAACTGGAGGGTTAA
- the purQ gene encoding phosphoribosylformylglycinamidine synthase subunit PurQ has protein sequence MKFAVLVFPGSNCDIDCFKAVEETIGEPVDYVWHTATDLSAYDCILVPGGFSYGDYLRCGAISQFAPVMAEVAKAAEQGKYVLGICNGFQILTEARLLPGALLRNGSMKFRCHDVVLTVTNNQTPFTLDYEQGEEIVIPIAHGEGNYYCDEATLEQMKANNQIVFQYGDNPNGSLHDIAGISNERGNVVGMMPHPERAVNELLGSTDGKKMFTSILKAWRDQHDAANIR, from the coding sequence ATGAAATTTGCGGTACTGGTATTCCCGGGTTCCAACTGTGATATCGACTGCTTCAAGGCAGTGGAAGAGACGATTGGCGAACCGGTTGATTATGTGTGGCATACGGCGACAGACCTGTCGGCTTATGATTGTATCTTGGTTCCTGGCGGATTCTCTTACGGCGATTACCTGCGTTGCGGTGCTATTTCGCAGTTCGCACCGGTGATGGCAGAAGTAGCCAAAGCGGCAGAACAGGGCAAATACGTACTGGGCATCTGCAATGGTTTCCAGATTCTGACCGAAGCACGCCTGCTGCCAGGCGCACTGCTGCGCAACGGATCGATGAAGTTCCGCTGTCATGATGTGGTACTGACTGTAACGAATAACCAAACGCCATTCACGCTCGATTATGAGCAGGGTGAAGAGATTGTTATCCCGATTGCTCACGGCGAAGGCAACTACTACTGCGACGAAGCAACACTGGAGCAGATGAAAGCCAATAATCAAATCGTATTCCAGTATGGCGACAATCCAAACGGCTCCCTGCATGATATCGCAGGTATTAGTAATGAGCGCGGTAATGTAGTCGGCATGATGCCGCATCCGGAGCGCGCGGTCAATGAACTGCTCGGCTCGACAGACGGCAAGAAAATGTTCACATCTATTTTAAAAGCCTGGAGGGATCAACATGACGCAGCAAACATCCGTTAA
- the purL gene encoding phosphoribosylformylglycinamidine synthase subunit PurL, with the protein MTQQTSVKEPTAEQVADQQLYKQMGVSDTEFDLICGFLGRKPNYTEIGVFSVMWSEHCAYKNSKPLLRRFPTDGPRVLMGPGEGAGIVDIGDNQAVVFKIESHNHPSAVEPYQGAATGVGGIIRDIFSMGARPIASLNSLRFGKLESDRVKYLFEHVVGGIAGYGNCIGIPTVGGEVMFDESYEGNPLVNAMCVGLIDHDKIQRGVAKGVGNPVFYVGPPTGRDGIHGATFASEELTEESEARKTAVQVGDPFMEKLVMESCLELIDSGIVLGIQDMGAAGLTCSSAEMASKAGNGLELYLDQVPQREDGMTPYEMMLSESQERMLFVVEPKDEAQAMEIFERWGVICAKVGKVTDDGRLKLYHHGEVVGDMPVHALVDECPVYNKPSSVPAYYEQMAHIDTAAYNEITDLGGALKSVLASPTVASKAWVYDQYDYMVRTSTAVRPGSDAAVVLVNGTRKALAMTTDCNSRFVYLDPEVGGKIAVSEAARNIVCSGAEPLAITDNLNFGSPEKPEIFWQMEQSVDGMATACRALETPVIGGNVSLYNENTRGAIYPTPVVGMVGLVHDTDHITTQGFKQDGDVIFLLGETKAELGGSEFQYIVHGKTEGRPPALDLVIEKQLLDGVLSSIQSGLVQSAHDLSEGGLAVALAESCISGKLGAEITLESGGLRNDHLLFSESQSRILLSASAAQADALASKLAEQGVPARRIGKVTSAAQLQITVDGKQVLAEEVSSLRQVWEDAIPCLMN; encoded by the coding sequence ATGACGCAGCAAACATCCGTTAAGGAACCGACGGCGGAGCAAGTCGCAGACCAGCAGTTATACAAACAAATGGGTGTATCCGACACCGAGTTTGATTTGATCTGCGGTTTCCTCGGACGTAAACCGAACTACACGGAAATCGGCGTATTCAGTGTAATGTGGTCGGAACATTGCGCGTACAAAAACTCCAAGCCGCTGCTCAGACGTTTCCCGACCGATGGCCCGCGTGTCCTGATGGGACCGGGCGAAGGTGCAGGAATCGTGGATATCGGCGACAACCAGGCTGTTGTATTCAAGATTGAAAGTCATAACCATCCATCCGCAGTCGAACCTTATCAGGGTGCAGCGACAGGCGTAGGCGGCATTATCCGGGATATCTTCTCCATGGGTGCGCGTCCGATCGCTTCTCTGAATTCCCTGCGTTTTGGCAAGCTGGAGAGCGACCGGGTCAAATACCTGTTCGAGCATGTGGTAGGCGGTATCGCCGGTTACGGCAACTGTATCGGCATCCCAACGGTAGGCGGCGAAGTGATGTTCGACGAGAGCTACGAAGGCAATCCGCTCGTCAACGCGATGTGTGTTGGTCTGATCGATCATGACAAAATCCAGCGCGGCGTAGCCAAAGGGGTAGGTAACCCGGTCTTTTATGTAGGCCCTCCAACCGGTCGTGACGGTATCCACGGAGCAACCTTTGCTTCCGAAGAGCTGACCGAGGAATCCGAAGCGCGCAAGACAGCAGTACAGGTCGGCGATCCTTTTATGGAGAAGCTGGTTATGGAATCCTGTCTGGAACTGATCGACTCCGGCATCGTGCTTGGTATTCAGGATATGGGTGCAGCCGGTCTGACCTGCTCCAGCGCCGAAATGGCGAGCAAGGCGGGCAATGGCCTGGAACTGTATCTGGATCAGGTGCCGCAGCGTGAAGACGGTATGACTCCTTATGAAATGATGCTGTCCGAATCCCAGGAACGTATGCTGTTCGTCGTAGAACCCAAAGACGAAGCGCAGGCGATGGAGATTTTCGAACGTTGGGGCGTAATCTGCGCCAAGGTTGGTAAAGTTACCGATGACGGTCGTCTCAAGCTGTATCACCATGGCGAAGTAGTCGGCGATATGCCGGTACATGCGCTGGTAGATGAGTGTCCGGTCTATAATAAGCCTTCTTCGGTTCCGGCTTATTATGAGCAAATGGCCCATATCGATACAGCTGCTTATAACGAAATCACGGATCTGGGCGGTGCGCTCAAGTCTGTACTCGCTTCTCCGACGGTAGCGAGCAAGGCATGGGTGTATGACCAGTATGATTATATGGTGCGTACGAGCACGGCAGTTCGTCCGGGATCGGATGCAGCGGTAGTACTCGTCAATGGCACACGCAAAGCACTTGCGATGACAACAGACTGCAACTCCCGCTTTGTCTATCTCGATCCGGAAGTGGGCGGCAAAATTGCTGTCAGCGAAGCAGCACGTAATATTGTCTGCTCCGGTGCCGAGCCGCTGGCCATTACGGATAACCTGAACTTTGGCAGCCCGGAGAAACCAGAGATTTTCTGGCAAATGGAACAATCCGTTGACGGTATGGCAACAGCCTGCCGGGCACTGGAAACGCCGGTTATCGGCGGTAATGTCAGCCTTTATAATGAAAATACACGTGGTGCCATCTATCCGACACCAGTAGTGGGTATGGTCGGTCTGGTGCATGATACAGATCATATTACGACGCAAGGCTTTAAGCAGGATGGCGATGTGATCTTCCTGCTGGGTGAGACCAAGGCAGAGCTGGGCGGCAGCGAATTCCAGTACATCGTACATGGCAAGACCGAGGGCCGTCCGCCAGCACTCGATCTGGTCATTGAGAAGCAATTGCTGGATGGTGTACTGAGTTCGATCCAGAGTGGTCTGGTACAGTCTGCACATGACCTGTCCGAAGGCGGTCTGGCAGTAGCACTGGCTGAATCCTGCATCAGCGGCAAGCTGGGCGCAGAGATTACGCTGGAAAGCGGCGGCCTGCGCAATGACCATCTGCTGTTCAGTGAAAGTCAATCCCGTATCCTCTTGTCCGCATCTGCGGCACAGGCGGATGCACTGGCAAGCAAACTGGCCGAGCAGGGTGTACCTGCCCGCCGCATCGGTAAAGTAACATCGGCAGCACAACTACAAATCACAGTGGACGGCAAACAAGTCCTGGCGGAAGAGGTAAGCAGTCTGCGCCAGGTCTGGGAGGATGCGATTCCATGTCTGATGAATTAA
- the purF gene encoding amidophosphoribosyltransferase, which yields MSDELNNQPLWTGDYYNQGTGPNDIFDTLKEECGVFGVYGHSGAASLSYYGLHALQHRGEESCGICVSDHTEFHYHRGMGLVKEVFDKETMATLTGDISIGHVRYSTSGSSHLGNAQPLVFRYRAGELALATNGNIVNAPQIRRELEEMGSIFQTTSDTEVLAHLIARSSKPLVEAAKEAFRRIVGGFAFMIMTNEQLIVASDPNGLRPLTMGRLGDAYIFTSETCALETIGAEIVRDVKPGELLVLDQNGLHEDFYTEPQRKALCSMEYIYFARPDSDMNGANLHSARKRMGSMMARESFIDADLVTGVPDSSISAAIGYAEQTGIPYELGMIKNKYTGRTFIQPSQELREQGVKMKLSAVRRVVEGKRVVMIDDSIVRGTTSRRIVNMLRDAGAIEVHVRITSPPFKNPCFYGIDTPDRRDLIASSKTVEEIRQEINADSLAFLSREGLIEAVGGDNKDDYKGGMCMACFDNDYPTQTDFGGEEQFGCGC from the coding sequence ATGTCTGATGAATTAAATAATCAGCCGCTCTGGACCGGCGACTACTATAATCAGGGAACCGGTCCGAACGATATTTTTGATACATTAAAAGAGGAATGCGGCGTCTTCGGTGTCTACGGACACTCGGGGGCCGCGTCCCTTTCTTATTATGGTCTGCATGCGCTTCAGCACCGTGGTGAAGAAAGCTGCGGGATCTGTGTCAGCGACCATACCGAATTCCATTATCACCGCGGTATGGGACTGGTCAAGGAAGTATTCGATAAAGAGACAATGGCTACGTTGACCGGCGATATCTCGATCGGTCATGTACGCTACTCGACCAGCGGCAGCAGCCATCTGGGCAATGCCCAGCCGCTCGTTTTCCGTTATCGTGCAGGCGAACTGGCACTGGCGACCAACGGCAACATCGTCAATGCACCGCAGATCCGGCGCGAGCTGGAGGAGATGGGTTCCATTTTCCAGACAACCAGTGATACGGAAGTGCTGGCGCATCTGATCGCCCGTTCATCGAAGCCACTGGTGGAAGCAGCCAAAGAGGCGTTCCGCCGGATTGTGGGCGGATTTGCCTTTATGATCATGACGAATGAGCAGTTGATCGTAGCTAGTGATCCGAATGGACTGCGTCCGCTGACGATGGGCAGACTGGGTGATGCATATATTTTCACCTCGGAGACCTGTGCGCTGGAGACGATTGGTGCAGAGATTGTCCGTGATGTGAAGCCCGGTGAACTGCTGGTACTGGATCAGAACGGACTGCATGAAGATTTCTACACCGAGCCGCAGCGCAAAGCGCTCTGCTCGATGGAATATATTTATTTTGCCCGCCCGGATAGCGATATGAACGGTGCGAATTTGCATTCGGCACGCAAACGGATGGGCTCGATGATGGCTCGTGAATCCTTTATTGATGCAGACCTGGTGACCGGTGTACCGGATTCCAGTATTTCGGCAGCGATCGGTTACGCCGAGCAGACGGGCATTCCTTATGAGCTGGGCATGATCAAAAACAAATACACTGGCCGTACCTTTATCCAGCCGAGTCAGGAACTGCGCGAGCAGGGTGTCAAAATGAAGCTGAGCGCGGTGCGCCGCGTCGTCGAAGGCAAACGTGTCGTCATGATCGATGATTCCATTGTGCGAGGAACAACCTCCCGCCGGATCGTGAATATGCTGCGTGATGCCGGAGCGATCGAAGTGCATGTACGGATTACTTCGCCTCCTTTCAAAAATCCATGCTTCTACGGGATTGATACTCCGGATCGTCGTGATCTGATTGCTTCGTCCAAGACAGTGGAGGAGATCCGACAGGAAATTAATGCGGATTCACTCGCTTTTCTCAGCCGGGAAGGATTGATTGAAGCCGTTGGTGGAGACAACAAGGACGATTATAAAGGCGGCATGTGTATGGCCTGCTTTGACAACGATTATCCCACCCAGACCGATTTCGGCGGCGAAGAACAATTCGGCTGCGGGTGCTGA
- the purM gene encoding phosphoribosylformylglycinamidine cyclo-ligase, translating into MSDAYKKAGVDIAAGNEAVERMKKHVKTTFRPEVMTDLGGFGGLFGLNKDKYEEPVLVSGTDGVGTKLKLAFAMDKHDTIGIDAVAMCVNDIIVQGAEPLFFLDYLACDRVIPEKIEAIVSGIADGCRQAGCALIGGETAEMPGMYSEGEYDIAGFTVGIVDKAKVITGSEIAEGDAVIGLASSGIHSNGFSLVRKLLLEDSGYELTAQVAELGNAVLGDVLLEPTKIYVKSSLALQEAVQVKGMAHITGGGFIENIPRMLPDGVNVDIEYGSWPILPIFQLMQAKGAISNRDMFTTFNMGIGMAIVVPVDQVEQALDVLKQQGEAAYLIGKVTAGEKIVTFTGAEV; encoded by the coding sequence GTGTCAGATGCATACAAAAAAGCCGGAGTTGATATCGCGGCAGGCAATGAAGCAGTAGAGCGGATGAAGAAGCATGTGAAAACCACATTCCGTCCGGAAGTTATGACTGATCTCGGCGGTTTCGGCGGGCTGTTTGGCCTGAATAAGGATAAGTACGAAGAGCCGGTACTCGTATCGGGTACAGATGGTGTCGGTACAAAGCTGAAGCTTGCTTTTGCTATGGACAAGCATGATACGATCGGGATTGATGCGGTAGCCATGTGCGTAAATGATATCATCGTGCAGGGTGCAGAACCGCTCTTTTTCCTCGATTATCTCGCTTGCGACCGGGTCATTCCGGAGAAGATCGAAGCGATTGTATCCGGAATTGCCGATGGCTGTCGTCAGGCAGGCTGTGCGCTGATCGGTGGCGAGACGGCAGAGATGCCGGGCATGTACTCCGAAGGGGAGTATGATATCGCCGGCTTTACGGTAGGCATCGTGGACAAGGCCAAAGTCATCACCGGCAGTGAAATTGCAGAAGGGGATGCAGTCATTGGTCTGGCATCAAGTGGCATACACAGCAATGGCTTCTCGCTCGTGCGCAAATTGCTGCTGGAAGACAGCGGATATGAGCTGACTGCGCAGGTAGCCGAGCTGGGAAATGCCGTACTGGGCGACGTACTACTGGAACCGACGAAGATTTATGTGAAGTCTTCTCTTGCCCTGCAGGAAGCAGTACAGGTGAAAGGCATGGCGCATATTACTGGCGGCGGATTTATCGAGAATATTCCGCGGATGCTGCCGGATGGCGTTAATGTAGATATCGAGTATGGCAGCTGGCCGATCCTGCCGATTTTCCAATTGATGCAGGCCAAGGGTGCAATCAGCAACCGTGATATGTTTACCACCTTTAACATGGGAATCGGGATGGCGATTGTCGTACCTGTCGACCAGGTAGAACAGGCGCTGGATGTATTAAAGCAGCAAGGGGAAGCAGCCTATCTGATCGGTAAAGTAACTGCGGGCGAGAAGATCGTTACCTTTACAGGAGCGGAAGTATAA